A DNA window from Onthophagus taurus isolate NC chromosome 1, IU_Otau_3.0, whole genome shotgun sequence contains the following coding sequences:
- the LOC139430100 gene encoding uncharacterized protein: MSKQSRYLKSLEIINNIDEQCSKFSEQELPESEVDSIEQHDDSFDTTDECETSGQESKDENILNISRGQKRERSLSSSENESDLEDRCTEIAANGTVWQELEPGRTQHLDDRQFIIFLGKF, encoded by the coding sequence ATGTCGAAACAATCAAGATATTTGAAATCAttagaaattataaataacataGATGAACAGTGTTCGAAATTTAGCGAACAGGAACTACCTGAAAGTGAAGTGGATAGTATAGAACAACATGATGACTCATTTGACACTACGGACGAATGTGAGACCTCAGGACAAGAAAGTAAAGACGAgaatattttgaatatatcTAGAGgacaaaaaagagaaagatcGTTATCGAGTTCCGAAAATGAAAGTGATCTGGAAGACCGATGCACTGAAATTGCCGCTAATGGTACAGTTTGGCAAGAACTAGAACCAGGACGAACTCAACACCTAGACGACCgtcaatttataatatttttagggAAGTTTTAG